Proteins found in one Candidatus Nitrospira nitrificans genomic segment:
- a CDS encoding BTAD domain-containing putative transcriptional regulator: MDEGDGDLATFFHYLGVAAKQAAPRYRTPLPHLTPEYLQGLPTFTRRFFEQLYTRLKRPALLILDNYQEVPLDSLFHQTVALGVEALPEKINVIVMSRALPPPAFTRLQATRQIHFIDEEALRLTNEESRAIIRLHARAQTAKVAALAAVLHNRLQGWVAGLVLQLEQKAASLPDLSSTSETPQVIFEYLAREVLHRLSPEHQRFLLQTAFLPNIPPALAERLTRNVMADDILFNLYQSRYFTERKMGTDPVYQYHPLFREFLRAHAKVALSPDEIAATQRTAASLLEETDRFEEAVALYYEAGQLEQIVRLILSRAPMLLQQGRTQTLEGWLKLIPAEQYDQQPWLSYWLGACRMPIDPVESQDLFARAFERFKAQNDRAGMLMACAGVLSSILISWLDFRKLDRWIAIMLDVVSSDVSFPSPEIESQVTFSLLNALMWRCPRASVITPWIDRSKNLIEGVQGIEKHSTLVAGLVILLLWLEQIASADKYARLLKSAGESESTQPLTRLVYHANASMLAWFCGDPAQTVHHGEQGLEISQKTGVHVFDSTMLGVCAYGALFQGDVISAEQYLNRLGILVAHPDHMMRANFLYQQAWVHRIKGDLSRAWTLIQEGLEVKGLKGSPFPEAHLSYAAADLLHALGKTMEARQYLNRVEKIAQDMESPYVRYVAHLLKAFFAFDHENEVEARAILQQALAIGNQHGFTFIYWWMPDMMARLCAQALEAKIEVEYVQKLIRTTKLTPVGEAATNEAWPWPIKIYTLGRFEIHLDGKPLPPRRKAPYQVLKLLKAIVALGGDGVPVSRLIDALWPDAEGDTGQENLHKSLQRLRRFLAVDGLIQARDGKVSLNRQMCWVDAMAFQTLLSGADDSKHRQTQPDARIRRDEQAIALYRGPFLEDDGAHEWADHYRQRLRHQFEQAVQHVSDWKKTEGQEEAALTCLENGLEADPLAEPLYPRLIRFLHSLDRQSEAKKVLARYQKAVIMAGREPSTEMQRLAKNVSART; this comes from the coding sequence GTGGACGAGGGAGACGGCGACCTCGCCACATTCTTCCACTATCTGGGTGTGGCAGCCAAACAAGCAGCGCCTCGGTACCGCACGCCGCTTCCCCACCTCACGCCAGAATACTTGCAAGGACTGCCGACGTTCACCCGCCGCTTTTTCGAACAGCTCTATACGCGCCTTAAGCGACCCGCGCTCCTGATTCTCGACAACTACCAGGAAGTGCCTCTGGATTCTCTCTTCCATCAAACGGTGGCGTTGGGCGTAGAAGCATTACCGGAAAAGATAAATGTGATCGTCATGAGTCGCGCCTTGCCGCCGCCTGCGTTCACGCGACTGCAGGCAACCCGGCAGATCCACTTCATCGATGAGGAAGCCCTTCGGCTGACGAATGAAGAATCGCGAGCGATTATTCGACTCCATGCCCGTGCTCAAACGGCGAAAGTAGCAGCTCTGGCAGCGGTACTGCATAATCGGCTCCAGGGATGGGTGGCAGGATTAGTGCTGCAATTGGAACAGAAGGCGGCAAGCCTCCCTGATCTTTCTTCCACTTCCGAGACGCCGCAGGTGATCTTCGAGTACTTGGCCCGTGAAGTATTGCACCGTCTGAGTCCTGAACACCAACGATTCCTCTTGCAGACGGCCTTTCTGCCAAACATACCTCCGGCGCTTGCCGAGCGGCTGACGAGGAATGTCATGGCGGATGACATCCTGTTCAATCTCTACCAATCCCGTTACTTCACCGAGCGGAAGATGGGAACTGATCCCGTATATCAGTACCATCCACTCTTTCGGGAGTTCCTACGGGCACATGCAAAGGTTGCCTTATCCCCGGACGAAATCGCAGCAACTCAACGGACTGCGGCCTCGCTGCTGGAAGAGACGGATAGATTTGAGGAAGCAGTCGCCCTTTATTACGAAGCGGGTCAACTAGAGCAGATTGTCCGGTTGATCCTCTCGCGGGCACCGATGCTATTACAACAGGGACGAACTCAAACGTTGGAAGGCTGGCTCAAGCTGATTCCGGCTGAGCAGTACGATCAGCAACCATGGTTGTCGTATTGGCTCGGGGCTTGCCGAATGCCGATCGATCCGGTTGAAAGCCAGGACCTGTTCGCGCGGGCATTCGAAAGGTTCAAAGCGCAGAATGACAGGGCGGGCATGCTCATGGCCTGCGCCGGCGTCCTGTCCTCTATCCTAATATCCTGGCTCGATTTCCGCAAACTCGATCGCTGGATCGCTATCATGCTGGATGTGGTTTCGTCGGATGTCTCCTTCCCTTCCCCGGAGATCGAGTCGCAGGTAACGTTTTCCTTATTGAATGCATTGATGTGGAGATGTCCGCGCGCTTCAGTCATCACACCCTGGATTGACCGTTCAAAGAATCTGATCGAAGGGGTGCAAGGCATCGAGAAACACTCCACTCTCGTCGCGGGCTTGGTTATCCTCCTCCTGTGGCTCGAGCAGATAGCGTCGGCCGACAAATATGCGAGACTCCTGAAATCTGCCGGTGAATCTGAATCCACCCAGCCGTTGACACGTCTGGTCTACCATGCAAATGCATCAATGTTGGCCTGGTTTTGCGGCGATCCCGCACAAACCGTGCACCACGGAGAGCAGGGCCTTGAGATCTCCCAAAAAACCGGGGTGCATGTATTTGATTCGACGATGTTAGGAGTATGCGCCTATGGCGCGCTGTTTCAGGGTGATGTGATCTCTGCCGAGCAGTACCTCAATCGACTCGGCATTTTAGTGGCGCATCCCGATCATATGATGCGCGCAAACTTTCTCTATCAACAAGCCTGGGTTCATCGAATCAAAGGGGACCTATCCAGGGCCTGGACGTTAATCCAGGAAGGTCTTGAGGTCAAAGGCTTGAAAGGCAGTCCGTTCCCGGAAGCACACCTCAGCTATGCTGCGGCAGATCTCCTTCACGCGCTTGGCAAAACTATGGAAGCACGACAATACTTGAATCGTGTTGAGAAGATTGCACAAGACATGGAGAGTCCATACGTTCGATACGTAGCGCACCTGCTGAAAGCATTCTTTGCCTTTGATCACGAGAACGAGGTGGAAGCGAGGGCCATTTTGCAGCAAGCGCTGGCCATCGGTAATCAGCATGGCTTTACCTTCATCTACTGGTGGATGCCGGACATGATGGCGCGATTGTGTGCACAGGCCTTGGAAGCCAAGATCGAAGTGGAATACGTGCAGAAGCTGATCCGTACAACCAAGCTGACTCCCGTGGGAGAAGCGGCTACCAACGAAGCCTGGCCTTGGCCCATCAAAATTTACACGTTGGGTCGCTTTGAGATTCATCTGGATGGCAAGCCCCTGCCGCCACGCCGGAAAGCACCCTATCAAGTCCTGAAGCTCCTGAAGGCGATCGTTGCGTTGGGCGGTGATGGCGTGCCTGTCTCGCGACTCATCGACGCGCTGTGGCCGGATGCCGAAGGAGATACAGGTCAGGAAAACCTTCACAAATCTCTCCAACGGTTGCGGCGCTTCCTGGCCGTTGACGGCCTTATCCAAGCCAGAGATGGCAAGGTCTCGTTGAACCGGCAGATGTGTTGGGTCGATGCCATGGCATTTCAAACACTGCTGAGCGGCGCGGACGATTCCAAGCACCGACAAACTCAGCCGGATGCAAGAATCCGACGCGATGAGCAAGCAATCGCCTTATATCGAGGGCCATTTCTTGAGGACGATGGTGCTCATGAATGGGCTGATCACTACAGACAACGCCTCAGACATCAATTTGAACAAGCGGTGCAGCACGTAAGTGACTGGAAGAAGACAGAAGGCCAGGAGGAAGCAGCATTGACCTGTTTGGAAAACGGGCTGGAAGCCGATCCACTGGCCGAACCGCTTTATCCGCGTTTGATCAGATTTCTCCATAGCTTAGATCGACAGAGCGAGGCTAAGAAAGTCTTGGCCCGCTATCAGAAGGCAGTGATCATGGCTGGAAGAGAACCCTCGACGGAAATGCAACGCCTCGCCAAGAATGTAAGTGCTAGAACTTAA
- a CDS encoding OmpP1/FadL family transporter → MRADRDTSQALRKHLQRLLPLSIVLFILLDWSSVVRADGIRNPFQGAAAIAQGNAFAAQADDPTAVFYNPAGMTQLHGVQHTAGVQFLNVNTHFTSPTGVSTRNDQPFPVGLPPPGQLFITANLKGLGVRALGDLSVGLGLQNLFGFAAKYPRNGPFASAVTFAQFPLIDIKPTFAYKVTDRLSVGLGADVFTL, encoded by the coding sequence ATGCGAGCAGACCGAGATACGAGTCAAGCACTGCGGAAACACCTGCAGCGCCTGCTTCCGCTGAGCATCGTTCTTTTCATTCTGCTGGATTGGTCTTCAGTTGTACGAGCCGACGGTATCCGCAATCCCTTCCAGGGCGCAGCCGCCATTGCACAGGGGAATGCCTTTGCGGCTCAAGCGGACGACCCTACCGCCGTCTTTTATAATCCTGCAGGCATGACACAGTTGCATGGCGTCCAGCACACGGCAGGCGTGCAATTTCTCAACGTCAATACACACTTTACGAGTCCTACCGGTGTTTCGACCAGAAATGATCAGCCGTTTCCAGTTGGTCTTCCTCCACCAGGGCAACTGTTCATCACGGCCAATCTCAAGGGTCTTGGCGTTCGCGCGCTAGGTGATCTCTCCGTCGGTCTCGGATTGCAGAACCTGTTTGGGTTTGCGGCGAAGTATCCACGGAATGGTCCATTCGCCAGTGCCGTCACGTTCGCGCAGTTCCCTTTGATCGATATCAAACCGACGTTTGCCTATAAAGTGACAGATAGGCTTTCTGTCGGGCTCGGCGCTGACGTCTTTACATTGTGA
- a CDS encoding OmpP1/FadL family transporter produces MEQQSVQGGSTIELNGKGTTTGLNASILYTLFQTDEGKPRLNLAFVWRSQTVLPVDGVFLENGVRVADTASSIRLPEIYTWGVAFWPIRDAEREWKVEVDVDYARWESIQDFDVRLSNGVILANPQQWSNALSIGVGTEYRLLSLTSHPAWNVALRTGYLHSQQAIPDVNFNPAAPDAPSHTLSVGVGFLCKENGRFLGLLTCGAEAGFLGRKALGIDVAYQALLFESRTVVGNPNPTVNGTYQTIIHAGSMTMRVNF; encoded by the coding sequence TTGGAACAGCAGTCGGTCCAAGGAGGCAGCACCATCGAATTGAACGGGAAAGGCACCACCACCGGGCTCAATGCCAGCATATTATATACGTTGTTTCAAACCGATGAAGGGAAGCCTCGCCTCAATCTCGCTTTCGTCTGGCGCAGTCAAACGGTGCTTCCCGTTGACGGGGTATTCTTGGAAAACGGAGTCCGTGTAGCAGACACCGCCTCTTCAATTCGTCTTCCTGAGATCTATACGTGGGGCGTGGCCTTCTGGCCCATCCGGGACGCAGAGCGCGAATGGAAGGTTGAGGTGGATGTGGATTATGCGCGATGGGAGTCGATTCAAGATTTCGATGTTCGTCTTTCGAATGGCGTGATCCTGGCGAACCCACAACAATGGAGCAATGCCCTTAGCATCGGCGTCGGTACGGAATATCGATTGCTTTCGCTGACCAGCCATCCAGCTTGGAACGTGGCCTTGCGCACCGGCTATCTCCACTCTCAACAAGCCATCCCGGATGTGAATTTCAATCCGGCGGCGCCGGACGCCCCGTCTCATACCCTGTCCGTTGGTGTCGGCTTTCTATGCAAAGAGAACGGAAGATTTTTAGGCCTTTTAACCTGTGGCGCGGAAGCAGGCTTCTTGGGGAGGAAGGCCCTAGGAATCGATGTGGCATACCAGGCTCTTCTGTTCGAGTCTCGAACTGTCGTCGGCAATCCGAATCCGACCGTGAACGGCACCTACCAGACCATCATACACGCCGGCTCGATGACGATGCGGGTCAACTTCTAG
- a CDS encoding putative toxin-antitoxin system toxin component, PIN family, translating into MIRAVLDANIYISACLRPQGLPGRILRLLLDDQAFHLVGSAAIFEEVRRGLNYPRVRRYLSLTTEEIDRWVIALALIAEPTEGRLKIRAVEKDPDDDKYLVAALEGRASYLVSGDSDLLDLHEYKEVRIVKAHEFHRILGQAGA; encoded by the coding sequence GTGATTCGAGCCGTCCTCGACGCCAATATTTATATCAGTGCGTGTCTTCGTCCGCAGGGACTGCCGGGACGTATTCTTCGTCTCTTATTAGACGATCAGGCATTTCATCTTGTCGGGTCCGCTGCAATCTTTGAGGAAGTTCGACGCGGTCTGAATTATCCACGCGTTCGACGGTATCTTTCCCTGACCACTGAGGAGATTGATCGTTGGGTCATCGCCCTTGCGTTGATTGCTGAGCCCACTGAAGGCCGTTTGAAGATCAGGGCGGTCGAGAAAGATCCGGATGATGACAAATATCTGGTTGCTGCACTGGAGGGGCGCGCAAGTTATCTTGTTAGTGGGGACTCGGATCTTCTCGACCTTCACGAATATAAAGAGGTGCGCATTGTCAAGGCTCATGAGTTCCACCGTATCCTTGGACAAGCTGGGGCATAA
- a CDS encoding type II toxin-antitoxin system Phd/YefM family antitoxin: MIETVSTLEIRQRLGDLLNRVALRHDQFVIERKGKPLAAMVPVERLEQMQQAARVHLLSILVQRSDRISQGQADQLGNEAKHRTRKPRRK, from the coding sequence ATGATTGAAACAGTGTCGACCCTTGAGATCCGTCAACGGCTTGGAGATCTCCTGAATCGGGTGGCGCTTCGGCATGACCAATTTGTCATTGAGCGCAAAGGCAAGCCCCTGGCGGCGATGGTCCCTGTCGAACGACTTGAACAAATGCAGCAAGCCGCGCGCGTACACTTGCTTTCTATCCTTGTTCAGAGATCGGACAGGATCTCTCAAGGCCAGGCCGATCAACTTGGTAACGAAGCCAAGCATCGTACTCGCAAGCCGCGTCGGAAGTAA
- a CDS encoding toxin-antitoxin system TumE family protein, with protein sequence MSPVSTGNHQTQVRVPLHLFDSRPFRYDNARDPAARHLSTYPDHLHTPDGLFPSFSPTFTSALREAATHVRRSSR encoded by the coding sequence ATTTCTCCAGTTTCGACCGGTAACCACCAGACTCAAGTACGTGTACCACTACACCTCTTCGACTCACGGCCCTTCCGATATGACAATGCCCGCGATCCCGCGGCTCGGCACCTCTCCACATACCCCGACCATCTTCATACTCCCGACGGTCTCTTTCCATCGTTCAGCCCTACGTTCACCTCTGCTCTGCGCGAGGCGGCCACACACGTAAGGCGTTCTTCTCGATAG
- a CDS encoding MFS transporter translates to MSDKSWHSGVMSYQWLVLFVAWLGWVFDAMDATIYAIVLHPALHDLLHTAGGPPTAEQIGWYGGIIFSIFLIGWAIGGISFGVMADRFGRTKVLIATIIMYAVFTGAAALAETWWHLAIARFLTALGIGGEWAAGAAIVAETWPEEKRAKAAGVLQSAWAVGFFLAAAMNLTLKETYGWRGLFVIGILPAFVALLVRWWVKEPVRWTHALEQQAVPLTAIFRGELRRATLVGSALAFVAVFGLWGATNWAPTLIRELPDLKGQDPAILTRYVSYAIMALNAGAIFGYLGFGPLADRFGRRPVFAFMCLGSLIMLPVTYLTPSSYIGVLMLLPILGFFNNGIFSGFPIYLPELYPTQLRATGAGFCFNAGRVLASASPFLTGWLVTTVGSFGRAAPSR, encoded by the coding sequence GTGAGCGACAAATCTTGGCACTCCGGCGTGATGTCCTATCAATGGCTCGTGCTCTTCGTCGCCTGGTTGGGCTGGGTCTTCGATGCGATGGACGCGACGATTTATGCCATTGTCTTGCATCCGGCCTTGCACGATCTGCTGCATACGGCTGGTGGCCCGCCGACCGCCGAGCAGATCGGCTGGTACGGCGGCATCATCTTTTCTATCTTTCTGATCGGCTGGGCGATCGGCGGTATTTCATTCGGCGTCATGGCCGATCGATTCGGCCGCACAAAAGTCTTGATCGCGACGATCATCATGTACGCCGTCTTCACCGGAGCAGCCGCATTGGCGGAAACCTGGTGGCACCTGGCAATAGCCAGATTTCTCACCGCGCTCGGCATCGGCGGGGAATGGGCGGCCGGTGCCGCCATCGTGGCTGAGACGTGGCCCGAAGAGAAGCGTGCCAAAGCCGCGGGTGTTCTCCAGTCGGCGTGGGCCGTGGGGTTCTTCCTGGCCGCCGCCATGAATCTGACATTGAAGGAAACCTATGGCTGGCGAGGATTGTTTGTCATCGGTATTCTTCCCGCGTTCGTCGCGCTCCTCGTTCGCTGGTGGGTCAAGGAGCCGGTACGCTGGACCCATGCGCTCGAGCAGCAAGCCGTTCCCTTGACGGCCATCTTTCGTGGCGAGTTGCGGCGAGCGACGCTGGTCGGTTCAGCCTTGGCATTCGTCGCGGTGTTCGGTCTCTGGGGGGCCACGAATTGGGCTCCGACGCTGATCCGTGAATTGCCGGACTTGAAGGGGCAAGATCCGGCGATACTCACCAGATATGTCAGTTATGCCATCATGGCGTTGAACGCGGGGGCGATCTTCGGCTATCTCGGCTTCGGCCCACTCGCGGACCGATTCGGCAGGCGACCGGTATTCGCCTTCATGTGTCTCGGAAGTCTCATCATGTTGCCGGTCACCTATTTAACGCCGTCGAGTTATATAGGCGTCTTGATGCTCCTACCGATCCTCGGTTTTTTTAACAATGGGATCTTCAGCGGATTTCCGATCTATCTTCCAGAGTTGTACCCAACACAGTTACGGGCGACCGGCGCAGGATTCTGTTTCAACGCGGGGCGGGTTCTGGCGTCGGCTTCTCCGTTCCTTACCGGCTGGCTTGTCACGACGGTAGGCTCGTTCGGACGTGCGGCACCATCGCGCTGA
- a CDS encoding DUF6573 family protein yields the protein MAMDMTGTPRALTHDERKAAEAAFSGRPCNPAWSESAKRVYDGLIHALPTPSDETVATSNQNAPSEELPIPAASTLPTEEESKLQGSADAGKTPEARTDVPTKLIANRQQAIQAGFLIDVSTDAQKLGLTFPVTVTKPLWEIGIAPGESMSDEEKAERLRDVLMAFRLRIASQTTLSPLIDFPAMLALPPGGVPQPVPLFALIQPDEQNRAMATLLLPNEVSATIIPMN from the coding sequence ATGGCCATGGACATGACAGGTACCCCACGAGCGCTTACTCATGATGAGCGAAAAGCTGCGGAAGCGGCCTTTTCAGGTCGGCCGTGTAATCCCGCCTGGTCTGAATCCGCCAAGAGAGTGTATGACGGCCTCATCCATGCGCTTCCCACTCCGTCGGATGAGACCGTGGCGACGTCCAATCAGAATGCCCCAAGCGAAGAATTGCCTATCCCAGCGGCTTCGACGTTACCGACGGAGGAAGAATCGAAACTCCAAGGTTCGGCTGATGCGGGCAAAACGCCGGAGGCACGAACCGACGTTCCGACCAAGCTGATCGCGAACCGCCAACAGGCGATTCAAGCCGGATTCCTGATCGATGTGTCGACGGATGCGCAAAAACTCGGCCTGACCTTCCCCGTCACCGTGACGAAGCCCTTGTGGGAAATCGGGATCGCGCCCGGTGAATCGATGTCGGATGAGGAGAAGGCGGAACGGTTGCGAGATGTGTTGATGGCGTTTCGGCTGCGCATTGCCAGCCAGACCACCCTCTCGCCGCTGATCGACTTTCCGGCGATGCTGGCCCTGCCGCCCGGCGGCGTGCCGCAGCCGGTGCCGTTATTCGCATTGATTCAACCGGATGAACAGAACCGCGCGATGGCCACCCTACTGCTGCCCAACGAAGTCTCCGCGACGATCATTCCGATGAACTAA